From the Bombus pascuorum chromosome 7, iyBomPasc1.1, whole genome shotgun sequence genome, one window contains:
- the LOC132908893 gene encoding CXXC motif containing zinc binding protein: protein MVKIAFQIKATLENIEELKPSGTEFRWYLKFTCCNCGEVSEKWNYVSLSESIPNQRGNSVNHFVSKCKLCSRENSMSILEDSIKSFLANDQEKFQTIAIFDCRGLEPSDFSAREGWTAKAVNDGKVFTDVDLSEGEWVDYCDKIKEPVGIYEIEHRFERMK from the coding sequence ATGGTAAAGATAGCGTTTCAGATAAAAGCTACGTTAGAAAATATAGAGGAACTGAAACCATCGGGAACAGAATTTAGATGGTACCTCAAATTTACTTGTTGCAACTGTGGCGAAGTATCGGAAAAATGGAATTACGTATCCTTGAGCGAGTCCATTCCAAACCAAAGAGGAAACTCGGTGAATCATTTTGTGAGCAAATGCAAACTTTGTTCTCGCGAAAATTCCATGAGCATCTTGGAGGATTCCATCAAATCGTTCCTGGCGAACGATCAGGAGAAATTCCAAACGATAGCGATATTCGATTGTCGAGGCCTCGAACCTAGTGATTTCTCAGCAAGAGAAGGATGGACTGCTAAAGCCGTAAACGATGGAAAAGTATTTACAGATGTAGATTTAAGCGAAGGAGAGTGGGTTGATTATTGCGACAAGATTAAAGAACCTGTTGGAATTTATGAGATAGAACACAGATttgaaagaatgaaataa
- the LOC132908892 gene encoding pheromone-binding protein-related protein 6-like isoform X1: MGAAAVSVSLICLLTLQFVFVHGGAISSDPDDFRRMTSIHRKRCIAESKTTLEAIEGTEYGEFPEDENLKCYFKCVLEKFNMMDKNGKIRYNIIKQVIPDVYKEIGNEMIDSCKDVGKYSIDCIDREFICCKSIVLIIMFLDAEDKCEKTYLFMKCMYNVNPIAFIAP, translated from the exons ATGGGAGCCGCGGCAGTTTCGGTGTCTCTGATTTGTCTTTTAACGTTGCAATTCGTCTTCGTCCACGGAGGTGCCATATCC TCGGATCCCGATGACTTCAGGAGAATGACATCCATACATAGAAAGAGGTGTATCGCGGAAAGTAAAACGACTCTTG aGGCCATCGAAGGTACGGAATACGGAGAATTTCCTGAAGATGAGAATCTGAAGTGTTACTTTAAATGCGTTCTGGAAAAGTTTAACATG ATGGACAAGAATGGTAAAATAAGATACAACATAATAAAACAAGTAATTCCAGATGTTTACAAAGAGATAGGTAATGAGATGATAGATAGTTGCAAGGACGTCGGTAAGTATTCCATCGATTGTATCGACCGCGAGTTTATCTGCTGTAAATCTATCGTTTTGATCATTATGTTTTTAGACGCGGAAGATAAATGCGAAAAAACTTACTTGTTTATGAAATGCATGTACAACGTCAATCCTATA GCGTTTATTGCTCCGTGA
- the LOC132908892 gene encoding general odorant-binding protein 83a-like isoform X2, with protein MGAAAVSVSLICLLTLQFVFVHGGAISSDPDDFRRMTSIHRKRCIAESKTTLEAIEGTEYGEFPEDENLKCYFKCVLEKFNMMDKNGKIRYNIIKQVIPDVYKEIGNEMIDSCKDVDAEDKCEKTYLFMKCMYNVNPIAFIAP; from the exons ATGGGAGCCGCGGCAGTTTCGGTGTCTCTGATTTGTCTTTTAACGTTGCAATTCGTCTTCGTCCACGGAGGTGCCATATCC TCGGATCCCGATGACTTCAGGAGAATGACATCCATACATAGAAAGAGGTGTATCGCGGAAAGTAAAACGACTCTTG aGGCCATCGAAGGTACGGAATACGGAGAATTTCCTGAAGATGAGAATCTGAAGTGTTACTTTAAATGCGTTCTGGAAAAGTTTAACATG ATGGACAAGAATGGTAAAATAAGATACAACATAATAAAACAAGTAATTCCAGATGTTTACAAAGAGATAGGTAATGAGATGATAGATAGTTGCAAGGACGTCG ACGCGGAAGATAAATGCGAAAAAACTTACTTGTTTATGAAATGCATGTACAACGTCAATCCTATA GCGTTTATTGCTCCGTGA
- the LOC132908892 gene encoding pheromone-binding protein-related protein 6-like isoform X3 yields MGAAAVSVSLICLLTLQFVFVHGGAISSDPDDFRRMTSIHRKRCIAESKTTLEAIEGTEYGEFPEDENLKCYFKCVLEKFNMMDKNGKIRYNIIKQVIPDVYKEIGNEMIDSCKDVGVYCSVITIEV; encoded by the exons ATGGGAGCCGCGGCAGTTTCGGTGTCTCTGATTTGTCTTTTAACGTTGCAATTCGTCTTCGTCCACGGAGGTGCCATATCC TCGGATCCCGATGACTTCAGGAGAATGACATCCATACATAGAAAGAGGTGTATCGCGGAAAGTAAAACGACTCTTG aGGCCATCGAAGGTACGGAATACGGAGAATTTCCTGAAGATGAGAATCTGAAGTGTTACTTTAAATGCGTTCTGGAAAAGTTTAACATG ATGGACAAGAATGGTAAAATAAGATACAACATAATAAAACAAGTAATTCCAGATGTTTACAAAGAGATAGGTAATGAGATGATAGATAGTTGCAAGGACGTCG GCGTTTATTGCTCCGTGATCACCATAGAAGTATGA